Proteins encoded by one window of Mercenaria mercenaria strain notata chromosome 4, MADL_Memer_1, whole genome shotgun sequence:
- the LOC123551730 gene encoding protein delta homolog 1-like isoform X7 yields the protein MGHMCFLMICLAIYTMGAYVPKGYLGCYEGKLARILDIKLKSSESNSGDECKIRCSSREYRYAGTENKVECHCGFRLKNYPMSSGCNMTCPGYEKEYCGGLMRISIYDTWQCARKPCKNNATCQDLSKDAYKCNCTDGWEGIHCNEAISTQSSVVITTTFAKSTVEIENNTSSKHDLEDTDKSSSLMTAYVLAPVGCLVVFVSMLVIVMIWK from the exons atggGACACATGTGTTTCTTAATGATATGTCTGGCAATATATACAATGGGAG CGTATGTGCCGAAGGGATACTTAGGCTGTTATGAGGGCAAGCTTGCACGAATCCTCGACATTAAGTTAAAGAGCAGTGAAAGCAACAGTGGGGACGAATGTAAAATTCGATGTAGTTCCAGAGAATACAGATATGCTGGAACTGAG AATAAAGTAGAATGCCACTGTGGTTTCCGTTTAAAGAACTATCCAATGAGCTCTGGGTGCAATATGACATGTCCTGGCTATGAGAAGGAATATTGTGGCGGACTCATGCGGATTTCAATATATGACACATGGC AATGTGCAAGGAAACCATGTAAAAACAATGCTACATGCCAGGATCTTAGCAAAGATGCTTATAAATGTAATTGTACAGATGGCTGGGAAGGAATACACTGTAACGAAG cAATTTCCACGCAATCATCCGTGGTAATAACTACAACTTTTGCAAAAAGCACAGTTGAGATAGAAAACAATACAAGTTCTAAACATGATCTAGAAG ATACTGATAAAAGTTCGTCTTTGATGACAGCTTATGTTCTAGCTCCTGTTGGATGTTTAGTTGTGTTTGTATCAATGCTTGTTATTGTGATGATTTGGAAGTAG
- the LOC123551730 gene encoding protein delta homolog 1-like isoform X6 — MGVRSPCLLLSAYVPKGYLGCYEGKLARILDIKLKSSESNSGDECKIRCSSREYRYAGTENKVECHCGFRLKNYPMSSGCNMTCPGYEKEYCGGLMRISIYDTWQCARKPCKNNATCQDLSKDAYKCNCTDGWEGIHCNEAISTQSSVVITTTFAKSTVEIENNTSSKHDLEDTDKSSSLMTAYVLAPVGCLVVFVSMLVIVMIWK; from the exons ATGGGAG TAAGGTCACCATGTTTGCTACTTTCAGCGTATGTGCCGAAGGGATACTTAGGCTGTTATGAGGGCAAGCTTGCACGAATCCTCGACATTAAGTTAAAGAGCAGTGAAAGCAACAGTGGGGACGAATGTAAAATTCGATGTAGTTCCAGAGAATACAGATATGCTGGAACTGAG AATAAAGTAGAATGCCACTGTGGTTTCCGTTTAAAGAACTATCCAATGAGCTCTGGGTGCAATATGACATGTCCTGGCTATGAGAAGGAATATTGTGGCGGACTCATGCGGATTTCAATATATGACACATGGC AATGTGCAAGGAAACCATGTAAAAACAATGCTACATGCCAGGATCTTAGCAAAGATGCTTATAAATGTAATTGTACAGATGGCTGGGAAGGAATACACTGTAACGAAG cAATTTCCACGCAATCATCCGTGGTAATAACTACAACTTTTGCAAAAAGCACAGTTGAGATAGAAAACAATACAAGTTCTAAACATGATCTAGAAG ATACTGATAAAAGTTCGTCTTTGATGACAGCTTATGTTCTAGCTCCTGTTGGATGTTTAGTTGTGTTTGTATCAATGCTTGTTATTGTGATGATTTGGAAGTAG
- the LOC123551730 gene encoding uncharacterized protein LOC123551730 isoform X3: protein MYLIKSNFVKMEYGQVLLFFISMSGLNAYTPIGYLGCFDDSSVQNPNLDIKLSTSNTNSGEECMQRCSTKGYRYAGTKIARQCHCGTRIKNNQQTSGCVVECTGRIDEYCGGPLQISIYDTWQCVRKPCQNNASCNDIDSRTYTCSCIDGWQGENYVQKPPASSTSVATSIRQTDKEISKSSVFYTTQASSVLPYTEVQKSNASSTSVVTTVRKTNEKISISSVFYTTPDNSRTSIPTSSALPYTYSVSTNMTKLTTNARPDTVTEADDSVTLLKVYILAPVGLIVVIAVVIPTFVIPKCVFLFFLSIYVITYYFHYMVLTTANQRSFKPPYFINR, encoded by the exons atgtaccttataaaatcaaattttgttaaGATGGAATATGGACAagttttacttttctttatatCGATGTCTGGATTAAACG cGTATACACCAATTGGATATCTTGGATGTTTCGATGACTCGTCAGTACAAAACCCAAACCTTGATATTAAATTGTCTACTTCTAATACGAACAGTGGCGAAGAGTGTATGCAGCGTTGCAGCACCAAAGGATACAGATATGCAGGAACCAAA ATTGCCCGGCAGTGTCATTGTGGTACAAGGATCAAGAATAACCAGCAAACATCTGGGTGTGTTGTTGAATGCACCGGCAGGATTGATGAATATTGCGGTGGACCTTTGCAGATTTCTATCTACGACACATGGC aGTGTGTTAGAAAGCCGTGTCAAAATAATGCCAGCTGTAACGACATTGATTCACGTACTTACACTTGTAGCTGTATAGATGGATGGCAAGGAGAAAACT ACGTTCAAAAACCTCCCGCGTCTTCAACCTCAGTAGCAACTTCAATAAGGCAAACAGATAAAGAGATTTCAAAATCTTCAGTGTTTTATACAACACAGGCTTCTTCGGTATTGCCTTATACAGAAGTTCAAAAATCAAACGCGTCTTCAACCTCAGTAGTAACTACAGTAAGGAAAACGAACGAAAAGATTTCAATCTCTTCAGTATTCTACACAACACCAGACAATTCAAGAACATCAATTCCAACATCTTCAGCATTACCTTATACATACTCAGTCAGTACCAATATGACGAAGTTAACTACAAACGCTAGACCTGATACAG TCACAGAAGCTGACGATAGTGTTACTCTGCTGAAAGTTTACATTTTGGCGCCAGTTGGACTAATTGTTGTCATAGCTGTTGTCATTCCTACTTTTGTTATACCGAAGTGCGTATTCCTGTTTTTTTTATCCATATATGTTATAACTTATTATTTCCATTACATGGTACTGACAACCGCTAACCAGCGGAGTTTTAAACCGCCGTATTTTATCAACAGGTAg
- the LOC123551730 gene encoding uncharacterized protein LOC123551730 isoform X2, which produces MYLIKSNFVKMEYGQVLLFFISMSGLNAYTPIGYLGCFDDSSVQNPNLDIKLSTSNTNSGEECMQRCSTKGYRYAGTKIARQCHCGTRIKNNQQTSGCVVECTGRIDEYCGGPLQISIYDTWQCVRKPCQNNASCNDIDSRTYTCSCIDGWQGENCTQDVQKPPASSTSVATSIRQTDKEISKSSVFYTTQASSVLPYTEVQKSNASSTSVVTTVRKTNEKISISSVFYTTPDNSRTSIPTSSALPYTYSVSTNMTKLTTNARPDTEADDSVTLLKVYILAPVGLIVVIAVVIPTFVIPKCVFLFFLSIYVITYYFHYMVLTTANQRSFKPPYFINR; this is translated from the exons atgtaccttataaaatcaaattttgttaaGATGGAATATGGACAagttttacttttctttatatCGATGTCTGGATTAAACG cGTATACACCAATTGGATATCTTGGATGTTTCGATGACTCGTCAGTACAAAACCCAAACCTTGATATTAAATTGTCTACTTCTAATACGAACAGTGGCGAAGAGTGTATGCAGCGTTGCAGCACCAAAGGATACAGATATGCAGGAACCAAA ATTGCCCGGCAGTGTCATTGTGGTACAAGGATCAAGAATAACCAGCAAACATCTGGGTGTGTTGTTGAATGCACCGGCAGGATTGATGAATATTGCGGTGGACCTTTGCAGATTTCTATCTACGACACATGGC aGTGTGTTAGAAAGCCGTGTCAAAATAATGCCAGCTGTAACGACATTGATTCACGTACTTACACTTGTAGCTGTATAGATGGATGGCAAGGAGAAAACTGTACTCAGG ACGTTCAAAAACCTCCCGCGTCTTCAACCTCAGTAGCAACTTCAATAAGGCAAACAGATAAAGAGATTTCAAAATCTTCAGTGTTTTATACAACACAGGCTTCTTCGGTATTGCCTTATACAGAAGTTCAAAAATCAAACGCGTCTTCAACCTCAGTAGTAACTACAGTAAGGAAAACGAACGAAAAGATTTCAATCTCTTCAGTATTCTACACAACACCAGACAATTCAAGAACATCAATTCCAACATCTTCAGCATTACCTTATACATACTCAGTCAGTACCAATATGACGAAGTTAACTACAAACGCTAGACCTGATACAG AAGCTGACGATAGTGTTACTCTGCTGAAAGTTTACATTTTGGCGCCAGTTGGACTAATTGTTGTCATAGCTGTTGTCATTCCTACTTTTGTTATACCGAAGTGCGTATTCCTGTTTTTTTTATCCATATATGTTATAACTTATTATTTCCATTACATGGTACTGACAACCGCTAACCAGCGGAGTTTTAAACCGCCGTATTTTATCAACAGGTAg
- the LOC123551730 gene encoding uncharacterized protein LOC123551730 isoform X5 encodes MYLIKSNFVKMEYGQVLLFFISMSGLNAYTPIGYLGCFDDSSVQNPNLDIKLSTSNTNSGEECMQRCSTKGYRYAGTKIARQCHCGTRIKNNQQTSGCVVECTGRIDEYCGGPLQISIYDTWQCVRKPCQNNASCNDIDSRTYTCSCIDGWQGENCTQEVQKSNASSTSVVTTVRKTNEKISISSVFYTTPDNSRTSIPTSSALPYTYSVSTNMTKLTTNARPDTVTEADDSVTLLKVYILAPVGLIVVIAVVIPTFVIPKCVFLFFLSIYVITYYFHYMVLTTANQRSFKPPYFINR; translated from the exons atgtaccttataaaatcaaattttgttaaGATGGAATATGGACAagttttacttttctttatatCGATGTCTGGATTAAACG cGTATACACCAATTGGATATCTTGGATGTTTCGATGACTCGTCAGTACAAAACCCAAACCTTGATATTAAATTGTCTACTTCTAATACGAACAGTGGCGAAGAGTGTATGCAGCGTTGCAGCACCAAAGGATACAGATATGCAGGAACCAAA ATTGCCCGGCAGTGTCATTGTGGTACAAGGATCAAGAATAACCAGCAAACATCTGGGTGTGTTGTTGAATGCACCGGCAGGATTGATGAATATTGCGGTGGACCTTTGCAGATTTCTATCTACGACACATGGC aGTGTGTTAGAAAGCCGTGTCAAAATAATGCCAGCTGTAACGACATTGATTCACGTACTTACACTTGTAGCTGTATAGATGGATGGCAAGGAGAAAACTGTACTCAGG AAGTTCAAAAATCAAACGCGTCTTCAACCTCAGTAGTAACTACAGTAAGGAAAACGAACGAAAAGATTTCAATCTCTTCAGTATTCTACACAACACCAGACAATTCAAGAACATCAATTCCAACATCTTCAGCATTACCTTATACATACTCAGTCAGTACCAATATGACGAAGTTAACTACAAACGCTAGACCTGATACAG TCACAGAAGCTGACGATAGTGTTACTCTGCTGAAAGTTTACATTTTGGCGCCAGTTGGACTAATTGTTGTCATAGCTGTTGTCATTCCTACTTTTGTTATACCGAAGTGCGTATTCCTGTTTTTTTTATCCATATATGTTATAACTTATTATTTCCATTACATGGTACTGACAACCGCTAACCAGCGGAGTTTTAAACCGCCGTATTTTATCAACAGGTAg
- the LOC123551730 gene encoding uncharacterized protein LOC123551730 isoform X4 encodes MYLIKSNFVKMEYGQVLLFFISMSGLNAYTPIGYLGCFDDSSVQNPNLDIKLSTSNTNSGEECMQRCSTKGYRYAGTKIARQCHCGTRIKNNQQTSGCVVECTGRIDEYCGGPLQISIYDTWHVQKPPASSTSVATSIRQTDKEISKSSVFYTTQASSVLPYTEVQKSNASSTSVVTTVRKTNEKISISSVFYTTPDNSRTSIPTSSALPYTYSVSTNMTKLTTNARPDTVTEADDSVTLLKVYILAPVGLIVVIAVVIPTFVIPKCVFLFFLSIYVITYYFHYMVLTTANQRSFKPPYFINR; translated from the exons atgtaccttataaaatcaaattttgttaaGATGGAATATGGACAagttttacttttctttatatCGATGTCTGGATTAAACG cGTATACACCAATTGGATATCTTGGATGTTTCGATGACTCGTCAGTACAAAACCCAAACCTTGATATTAAATTGTCTACTTCTAATACGAACAGTGGCGAAGAGTGTATGCAGCGTTGCAGCACCAAAGGATACAGATATGCAGGAACCAAA ATTGCCCGGCAGTGTCATTGTGGTACAAGGATCAAGAATAACCAGCAAACATCTGGGTGTGTTGTTGAATGCACCGGCAGGATTGATGAATATTGCGGTGGACCTTTGCAGATTTCTATCTACGACACATGGC ACGTTCAAAAACCTCCCGCGTCTTCAACCTCAGTAGCAACTTCAATAAGGCAAACAGATAAAGAGATTTCAAAATCTTCAGTGTTTTATACAACACAGGCTTCTTCGGTATTGCCTTATACAGAAGTTCAAAAATCAAACGCGTCTTCAACCTCAGTAGTAACTACAGTAAGGAAAACGAACGAAAAGATTTCAATCTCTTCAGTATTCTACACAACACCAGACAATTCAAGAACATCAATTCCAACATCTTCAGCATTACCTTATACATACTCAGTCAGTACCAATATGACGAAGTTAACTACAAACGCTAGACCTGATACAG TCACAGAAGCTGACGATAGTGTTACTCTGCTGAAAGTTTACATTTTGGCGCCAGTTGGACTAATTGTTGTCATAGCTGTTGTCATTCCTACTTTTGTTATACCGAAGTGCGTATTCCTGTTTTTTTTATCCATATATGTTATAACTTATTATTTCCATTACATGGTACTGACAACCGCTAACCAGCGGAGTTTTAAACCGCCGTATTTTATCAACAGGTAg
- the LOC123551730 gene encoding uncharacterized protein LOC123551730 isoform X1, translating to MYLIKSNFVKMEYGQVLLFFISMSGLNAYTPIGYLGCFDDSSVQNPNLDIKLSTSNTNSGEECMQRCSTKGYRYAGTKIARQCHCGTRIKNNQQTSGCVVECTGRIDEYCGGPLQISIYDTWQCVRKPCQNNASCNDIDSRTYTCSCIDGWQGENCTQDVQKPPASSTSVATSIRQTDKEISKSSVFYTTQASSVLPYTEVQKSNASSTSVVTTVRKTNEKISISSVFYTTPDNSRTSIPTSSALPYTYSVSTNMTKLTTNARPDTVTEADDSVTLLKVYILAPVGLIVVIAVVIPTFVIPKCVFLFFLSIYVITYYFHYMVLTTANQRSFKPPYFINR from the exons atgtaccttataaaatcaaattttgttaaGATGGAATATGGACAagttttacttttctttatatCGATGTCTGGATTAAACG cGTATACACCAATTGGATATCTTGGATGTTTCGATGACTCGTCAGTACAAAACCCAAACCTTGATATTAAATTGTCTACTTCTAATACGAACAGTGGCGAAGAGTGTATGCAGCGTTGCAGCACCAAAGGATACAGATATGCAGGAACCAAA ATTGCCCGGCAGTGTCATTGTGGTACAAGGATCAAGAATAACCAGCAAACATCTGGGTGTGTTGTTGAATGCACCGGCAGGATTGATGAATATTGCGGTGGACCTTTGCAGATTTCTATCTACGACACATGGC aGTGTGTTAGAAAGCCGTGTCAAAATAATGCCAGCTGTAACGACATTGATTCACGTACTTACACTTGTAGCTGTATAGATGGATGGCAAGGAGAAAACTGTACTCAGG ACGTTCAAAAACCTCCCGCGTCTTCAACCTCAGTAGCAACTTCAATAAGGCAAACAGATAAAGAGATTTCAAAATCTTCAGTGTTTTATACAACACAGGCTTCTTCGGTATTGCCTTATACAGAAGTTCAAAAATCAAACGCGTCTTCAACCTCAGTAGTAACTACAGTAAGGAAAACGAACGAAAAGATTTCAATCTCTTCAGTATTCTACACAACACCAGACAATTCAAGAACATCAATTCCAACATCTTCAGCATTACCTTATACATACTCAGTCAGTACCAATATGACGAAGTTAACTACAAACGCTAGACCTGATACAG TCACAGAAGCTGACGATAGTGTTACTCTGCTGAAAGTTTACATTTTGGCGCCAGTTGGACTAATTGTTGTCATAGCTGTTGTCATTCCTACTTTTGTTATACCGAAGTGCGTATTCCTGTTTTTTTTATCCATATATGTTATAACTTATTATTTCCATTACATGGTACTGACAACCGCTAACCAGCGGAGTTTTAAACCGCCGTATTTTATCAACAGGTAg